The Caldicellulosiruptor obsidiansis OB47 genome segment TAAATGAAGCTGGGCAAAGTACGTACCATCTTTGATGTCAGTAATAACAGCTTTTTGGATTGAGATTGAAAACTTTTGCATAATCTCAACCATCAGGTCGTGTGTCAAAGGGCGTGGAAACTTTTGTTTTTCAAGTGCAAGGGCAATTGACTGAGCCTCAAGCGGTCCTATGAATATGGGGAGAACCATTTTGTTGTTCTTGTCGCACAGCAGAACCGCAAATCCTCCCCCCTCTTCAAAAAATGCAACGTTTTTAACATACATTTCTATCATTTCAAAACACCTCTTTTTTGGCAAACTGAAATAGGAAGCGAAAAACCCCCTCTTAAATATTATACCTCTTTTTTTATTTTTTGAGCACTCTCAAAGAATTTAAAACTGCTAAAAGCATTGCACCAGTGTCTGCCACAACTGCTTCCCACAGATTTGCAACTCCAAAGACTCCCAGGAGCATCACAGCAAATTTTATCCCGAGAGAAAGAACGATATTTTGAATGACAATCCTTCTTGTGAACCTTGAATCTTTTATTAGCTCTACAATCTTTGATAACTTTCCATCAAGAAGAACAATATCTGCTGCAACTGTTGCAAGATAACTTGCACTGCCTGCAAATGAAATTCCAACATCACACACAGAGAGGGCTGGCGAATCATTTGTCCCGTCTCCCACAAACACAACATATCCTAGACCTTTATTTTCAAGTTTTATTTTTTCAGCCACTTTTACCTTTTCTTCTGGAAGAAGCTCTGAGAAAATACCATCTATCGGAAGGTCTTTTGCAATTTTTTCAGCCACTTCTTTTTTGTCGCCTGTCAAGAGATATATCTTTGCGCCAAAGCTTTTGAGGGCATTTAAAACCTTTTTTACATCATCTTTTAAAGAATCTTTCAAGGCAACATACCCGCAAAATTTCATATCACATGACACAAAGATGTACGAAAGTTCAGATGATACTTCAGAGCTGTGGTTTATTTCAACTCCACTTTCCTGCAAAAACTCTTTTGTTCCTATCAAAACCTTTTTGCCATCAACAATCCCTTCTATTCCCCTGCCGGGATGTTCTTTGAGATCTTGTACTGAAGAAAAAGAAATACTATTTTCTCCAATCCCTTTTAATATAGACTTTGCTACTGGATGGTTTGAAAGGCTTTCAATGCTTATGAGAATTTTCAAAAACTCTTGCTCAGAAATCTGTACAGGTACAATCTTTTCAACAGAAAGAACCCCATTTGTGATTGTTCCTGTTTTATCAAAAAGAAAACTTCCTATTTTTGATGCTAGAATATCTATAAATTGAGAACCTTTTACCAGTATTCCCTTCGAAGAAAGCTTTGAAATTGAAGCAAAATACGAAAGTGGCACAGATATAACAAGGCTGCAAGGACATGAGATAATTAAAAAAATAGCTGCCCTGTAAATCCACAGTTTAAAAGGCTGGTCAAATAGCAGTGGTGGCAAAATGGCAAATATTACTGCCAGGGCAACTACCGCCGGAGTGTATACCTTTGCAAACCTTGTTATAAACCTTTCCATTTTGGATTTGTTGGCAGAAGCATTTTCAACAATCTCTATTATTCTGTGCAAAGAAGAATCCTTGTAGAAGCTTTGAGCCTTGACTTCCAGAAACCCGTCAACTACTGCACTGCCAGCAAAAACCTTATCGTTTGGCTGGGCAACAAAAAGCTTTGACTCACCTGTGATAGCAGATGTATCCAAAAACGATTTTCCAGATACTACAGTTCCATCAACTGGCACTCTTTCACCCGGTTTTACCACCACTATATCACCAGGCACAATATCTTTTGGATTTACTTTCCTGATGATATTGCCAATTTTCAAGTTTGCATAGTCTATTTCGAGGTGTTTTAAAGCTTGTATGGTTTTTCTTGATTTGTTTACAGCAACATCTTCAAGTATTTGTCCAATTTTGTAAAGGAGCATAACAGACGCTGCTTCAGGGTATTCTTTTAAGAAAATAGCTGATAATGTTGCCACTGTCATTAAAAAATTTTCATCAAATAATTGAAGTTTTCTGATGTTTTTGAAAAAGCTTAAGATAACATTTTTTCCAGAAAGCAAATAAGAAACAAGAAAAAAGATTAGAGCAAAGCCTTCTTTTCTTGTAAAGAGTCCTACTACAAAAAACATAGCAGAGATTAATACAAGTAAGATTTCACCAATGCTAATCATTGGTTTTTCTTTTGGTGCCTCTAATACACTTACCTCAGGTTCAATTTCGTTTACAATCTTCTTTACTGCTTCAACAAATGCACTGTAGGACTTTTGGTCAACCTTTGCTGAGAGTTTCTTTGTTACAAAATTCAAAGAGACACTTTCTGCAAAAGGCAGCTTTGCCACCTTTTCTTCAATTTTTTGAGCACAATTGGCACATGAAAGATTTTCTAAGATTAATTCTACATTCATCTTTGCCAAGTTTACCTCATCCTCTCATCTACTGGTTTTCGCTAAGATGCGCAAGACCAAGCTCAATTATACTTTTTACATGATCATCCAAAAGAGAATAATACACAACTTTACCAGCTTTTCTACTCTTTACTAACCTGAAGACTTTTAGTAGCCTTAGCTGGTGAGATATTGCCGACTGAGATGTGCCCAACACTGCTGCTAAGTCACATACACACATCTCAGAAACCAAGAGACTGCTTAAGATTTTTATGCGCGTTGAGTCTGAAAAAACCTTAAAAAATTCGGCAAGGTCAAATATTGTCTCTTCGGCAGGAAGGCTTTCTTTAACCTTCTTAACAATGTCATTGTGAATTACATTACAGCTACACAAATCGATTTTTTCAAAACCATCCTGTTTTTCCAAATTAACTCACCTCAATTTCAAGATTGAACATTTGAATAATTGTTCATATGAACATTATAAAATAAGATTTTCAACAGGTCAAGAGAATCTTTTTATTTTATGCTTTTGAAATGTTGTGTTGACGCTGTGGACTTTTGAGTGATAAACTCAAAAAAGAATAAAAAACAATTTTTATAAAGGGGGAAAGCTTAATTTGAACTTAATTCTTCTCACGATAGGTTATCCACATCCTAAAAGAGATGTATTTGTAGGAAATGAGATAGATATTCTCTCCCAGTTTTTTAATAAAATCTACATTGTACCTATTTGGCCGGGAAAGGTGCTACCTAAAAAGCTAAAGAACCTGAAACAGTATATTCAAAATCCAAAGGTTGAGGTGGCTGATATAAGTTTTGGCTTAATAGATATTTTACTTTTAAATCCCAAACTTATTGGACTTATGATAAAAGAAGCAATCAAGGCAGTGTTTTCTCCAAAACCTTTTTCATACAGGCTATTGAATCTGTGGATGGTTTTTAGATGGACTTTTCTTACAAACATCACATTAAGGAATATTAAAAAGCTTATAAAGAAATACAATATACCTGCTGAGGATACAATACTTTACTCATATTGGTTTCATTTTTTGGCACTATCAGTTTCACTTTACAACCAGCCTTTTGCGCTGAAGGTTTCAAGAGCGCACAGGGGCGATTTGTATGAAGAAAGCTATCCTCAGCCGTGCAAAAAGTTTATCATTAAAAACATAGATAAGATTTTTGCCTGTTCAAAAATGGGTGCTGAGTATATAAACAATAGTTATCAAACAAACAAAGCAGAAGTGTCGTACCTCGGGACTTTTAATAAACACAATGTGAACATTGATAAGAAAAAAGATGAGATTTTTAAAATTGTCAGCTGTGCAAGAGTTGTACCTGTTAAGAGGATTGACAGGATTGTTGACAGCCTTGAGAAAATTGACAGTGTTAAAATTTCATGGACTCACATTGGAGATGGGGAACTTTTGGAAAAAATAAAATTGTATGCTCAAGAAAAACTGGGCAGAAAAAGCAATATTGAATTTAAATTTTTAGGTTTTATGAAGAATGAAGACATTTTAAATCTGTATGCTACAGAAAACTTCAATCTGTTTGTAAATGTCAGCCAGTCAGAAGGGCTTCCAGTATCCATTATGGAGGCAATGTCATATGCAATACCTGTTGTAGCAACAGATGTTGGTGGAACCAAAGAGATCGTGAAAAATGGAATAAATGGATTTTTGCTTGATAAAAATTTTTCGGACAATGACCTTGCAAACCTTATAGAAAAATTTGCTACCATGAGCCAAGAGGAATATAAAAAGTTTTGTCTTGCTGCAAGAAGGATATGGGAAGAGAATTTCAATGCTCAAAAATGCTATGAAGATTTTGCAAAAAGGCTTTTAGCTTTGTCAGCATCGAAAAAATGAAAAAGGGGAAGTTGACAAATGAAACATAGCAGTATTCTAAAGAACATAGACCTTTTCCTTCTTGACTTGGACGGCACAGTGTATCTTGGTGAAAGGGTATTTGAAGGTGCAAGAGAGTTTATAAAGCTATTAAAGGAAAACCAAAAAGATTTTCTTTTTTTGACAAATAATTCGTCAAAAAGTTCAGAAGACTACTATTCAAAGCTTTTGAACATGGGCTTTGAGATTACAAAAGAAAACGTATTTACTTCAGGTCAGGCAATGGGAATTTATATCAAAACAATTCACAAAGAAAAAAGATCACCAAAAGTGTATGTTGTTGGGACATCATCTTTAAAAAGAGAGCTAAAGTCGATGGGCATCTTTGTTGTTGACAGTCCAAATTACAACATAGACTATCTTGTTGTGGGGTTTGACACTCAGCTTACCTATAAAAAACTTTTAGATGCATGTGAGCTTATAAGAAGAGGGGTTCCTTTTCTGGCAACAAACCCGGACCTTGTTTGTCCTTTAGATGGTGGAAGATATATTCCAGATTGTGGTTCAATCTGCATCATGCTTGAGAATGCAACAAAGAAAAAACCTGTATTTGTTGGAAAACCTTCTTCCATAATGGTTGATATAATCTCAAATTTTAAGAAGGTTGAAAAAAACAAGATTGCGATGATAGGGGATAGGCTTTATACAGACATAAAAATGGCAAAGGATAGCGGTATGGTTGCTGTTCTGGTGCTGTCTGGTGAGACAAGGATGGAAGATGTTGAGGCTTCATCTTTGAAGCCAGATTTGATATATGGTTCAATAAAGGATATATATGAAGAGCTAAAGCTGGTCTTTGGAGGCTGATTTTTGTGTGCGGTAGATACTTTTTGAATCTTGATGAGAATATTGAAGAGATTAAAAAAATCTTAGATGAGATTTATCAAAAATATGAAAAAAGCCCTATTTTGCAGAAAGTAAAGTCTGGTGAGATATTTCCTACAGAGTTTGTTCCGTCGATTGTGTCAAAGGACTTTCAAAGAGAAGCTGAGATTTTAAGATGGGGATTGCCTCTTCAAAACAAAAAAGAAGTTATAATAAATGCAAGGGCTGAGACCATCCTGGAGAAGCCTTTGTTTTCTAGCATAATTTCAAACAGGTGTCTGATTCCTGCTCAAGGTTTTTTTGAGTGGAAGAAAGATGGCAGCAAAAAACAAAAGTTTTTTATAAAACCAAAAGATTGCAATGTCTTTTACATGGCAGGGCTTTACAAAAGGGTGGAGCTTGAAGGTGGGATACTTGTAGATAGTTTTGTCATCCTTACAACAGAACCAGCTGAAGAAATAAAGCATATTCACAACCGCATGCCTGTGATACTGAAAAAGGAGTATGAAGACTTGTGGCTTTTTGAAAAAGGGAGCACCAAAGCGCTAAAAAGCTTGTTTTCTGTGTTACTTAAGCCATGGGAAGGTGAAATTGAGGCAGTCGAGGTAAAAAATAATTAAATTTTTTGTTTAAATGTAATATAATAAATTTGAAACAGAAGCTTTTAAGGTGATAGAAAAATGGAATTTGAAATGTATTTAAAAAATTTAGGTATTGAATTTCTAAAAGATCATCCATTAAAAGAGTTTACAACATTCAAGATAGGCGGAAAAGCAAGATATATAGTATTTCCCCAAAATACCGAACAGTTTATAGGAATACTAACTTTAATAAAAGAGAAAAAAATAAATTACATTGTTGTTGGGAACTGCTCAAATGTTCTTGTTTCTGACAAAGGCTTTAATGGAGCGGTAATTACGACAGTTAAGATAGATTCTTTTAAAATAGATGGGAATTTAATTGAAGCAGATTGCGGAGCAATGCTGTCTGTGATTGCCAAAAAAGCATGCGAAAAAGGTCTCAAAGGTTTAGAGTTTGCAGTAGGAATTCCTGGCACTGTTGGCGGAGCTGTATATATGAACGCGGGTGCATACGATAGCGAGATAAAAGACGTTTTTGAGTGGGCAGAGGTTTTGGATAAAAACTTAAATATTTTGAAACTTTCTAAGTCAGAAATGAAATTTTCTTACAGACACAGCAGATTAAAAGAAGAAAAAATGGTGCTTCTGAGGGCAGCATTTTCCCTTGAATTTGCTGCCAAAGAAGATATTCTTCCATTGCAAAAAGCAAGTGAGTTTTCCAAAAGACGCAGGGAAAAACAGCCTCTTTCTTATCCAAGTGCAGGTTCTGTGTTTAAAAGACCTCCAAACAACTTTGCAGGAAAACTCATTGAAGATGCGGGCTTGAAAGGGTATAGAATGGGCGGTGCGTGTATATCTGAAAAACATGCAGGGTTTATCGTAAATGTAGAAGATGCTAAAGCTGAAGATGTAAGAAAACTCATTTATCTTGCTCAAAAGACTGTATACGAAAAGTTTGGAATCTTGCTTGAACCTGAGATTCAGTTCATAGGCGATTTTGAAACACCGCTTTTTGCGCCAGAATACCCAAAATAAATACCCAAAATAAAAGATAAAAAAGGGTGATTTTGTTGGAGATAGTAATAATAACTGGCATGTCTGGTGCTGGTAAGAGCTTAGCAATAAGGGCGTTTGAAGACATGGGATTTTTTTGTATAGACAACCTACCACCGCAGTTTTTACCCAAGATTGCTGAGCTTGCAAGTGCAACAAAAGAGAAGATTTCGAGGATTGCTGCGGTTGTAGACATTCGTGGCGGTGAACTTTTTGATGACTTCAAAGATGTTCTACAGGAGCTAAAAAAAGATGACCGCAACTTTAAACTCCTCTTTTTAGATGCACATGATGAGGTTCTTATAAAACGGTACAAAGAGACAAGGCGAAAACATCCTCTCAGTTTTGAAGGTGACGGCAGCATTTTAGAAGCCATTCAAAAGGAAAGAGAAAAGCTTGAGGATATAAAAAGGTATGCTGACTTTGTGATTGATACATCCACGCTTTTGCCACGTGATTTAAAAGAAAAACTCTTTGAGATTTTTGTTCAGCAAAAGTCAAAAGAGGCAATGCTAATCACTATTATGTCATTTGGATTTAAATACGGGCTTCCGCTTGATGCTGACCTTGTTTTTGACGTCAGATTCATCCCTAACCCGTTTTATGTGGATACTCTCAAGTACAAAACAGGTAAGGAACCTGAAGTTAAAGAATATGTTTTAAAATGGGACGTCACAAAAAAATTCTTGCAAAAACTTTTTGACCTGATTTTATTTTTAATACCAAACTATGCAGAAGAAGGAAAAGGGCAGCTTGTGATTGCGATTGGCTGTACCGGTGGTAAGCACCGATCTGTCACAGTGGCTGAAGAGCTTTTCAAGGCTGTTGAAAACCAGGGATATAAAGTTTCAATATTTCATAGAGATATAGAGAAAGATAAAAAAGGGTGACATGCCAATGATATTTGATTTTTTAAAACCAGGTATTTATATAAAAAGATGGATTGTTTTAATGTTATTCAGTATTATTTTGATCTCAGCTTCGTTAACAAAAAGCATTGATATTTTTAATGTTTCAGTGGAACTTCGCACCTCTTTGCGCATAGGATTATTTGCTTTAGGAATTGGAGTTTTTTTGATTTCGCTGATGGGTTTAATAAAGGGTTTTATAAGGCTTTTGAACAAGAGTCTGCCATACAGAATAAGCCAGAAGACCATATTTGATGCTATATATTCAAAAGGGTTTTTGGAAAAAGGACCAAGGGTTGTTGCAATCGGTGGCGGCACTGGACTTTCTACAATGCTCAGGGGTATAAAGAATCTCACAGCAAACATCACAGCAGTTGTAACTGTTGCAGACGATGGAGGTGGGTCTGGAAAGCTCAGAGAAGACCTTGGCATGCTTCCACCGGGTGATATCAGAAACTGCATACTGGCCTTAGCAAATACAGAAGAGATTATGCAAAAGCTTTTGAGTTACAGGTTCAAGGAAGGAAGTCTTAAAGGTCAGAGTTTTGGTAACCTGTTCTTGGCTGCAATGACAGGAATCGCAGGGAGCTTTGAAAAGGCTGTAAAACTCATGAGCGAGGTTTTAGCAGTTCGAGGAAAAGTTCTGCCTGTGACTCTTGACAATATTAATCTTTGTGCTGAGCTTGAAGACGGCAGGGTAGTTGTTGGTGAATCAAAAATTCCTGAAGAGGTAAAAAATTCTAAGACCCCAATAAAAAGAGTTTTTATAACTCCTTCTGATGCAAAACCATATGCTGAGGTTTTGGATGAGATTGAAAAGGCGGACGTGATAATAATTGGACCGGGAAGCCTTTATACAAGCATAATGCCAAATCTTGTGTTCAAGGAGGTTGTTGAGAGTATAAAGAAAAGCAGAGCAAAGAAAATTTACATTGCAAACATCATGACGCAGCCTGGTGAGACAGACGGCTATCAACTGTATGACCATATTGAGGCAATAGAGAGACATTGCGGCGGAAGGATTTTTGACATTGTTATTGTGAACAACCAGCCAATTCCTCCAGAAGTGCTGGAGAGATACAGGGAAGATGGTGCACAGCCTGTCTGGAGTGACAAGAAAACAGTTGAGAAGGGATATACAGTGGTAGAAGAAGGACTTTTGAACATTTCTAACGGGCTTATTCGTCACAATTCAGCAAAGCTTGCAAGGGTTGTGAGTAACATCATCTATGGCAAGGATGTGATCCATGAATACAGGTTAGGGTATCTGAGATTGAAAAATTTTGGTAAGCCCTTTAAGAGCTGAAACACAGCAAAGGAAGCTTTCTTTTTGGGGGTAAACAAAAATGTCTTTTTCATCGACTGCAAAATCAGAAGTGAGCAGAAAGCTTTCTCAAAATTCCTGTTGTGTAAAAGCTGCGGTTGCAGCGTTTTTGAAGTTTGCAGGAAGCATATATGAGCTTGATGGGACGTTTTCATTTAAAACTTCATTTGAAAATGCTCAGACTGCAAGGTCTTTTTTCCTTCTCATGAAAAACGGGTTTTCAAAACACTGTGAGGTAAGTATCAAGAAAAATAGTAAGCTGCAGAAAAACTATGTATATACTATCTTTTTACCTCCAAGCAGCGACAACATAGGCGTTTTGAAAGACCTTCATTTTGTTAGAAAAGGTGCAAAAGAGTATCATCTCAGTTTTTCGTTAAAAGAGGAGCTTGTGAAGAAAAAATGTTGCAGAAAGGCTTTTTTGCAGGCAACATTTTTGTCATGCGGTTCTATTACAAACCCTGAGAAGATGTATCATTTGGAGTTTGATGTGAAGACAAAGGATGATGCGGAGTTTTTGCAGAAGGTTTTAAAGAGTTTTGAGTTTGAGGCAAAAATTGTTGAAAGAAAGTCTCATTATGTAGTATACTTAAAAGAAGGTGAACAGATAGTAGATTTTTTAAACATCATTGGAGCGCATTCTTCACTTTTAGAGCTTGAAAATATTCGCATAGTGAAAGAACTCAGAAACAATGTCAACCGCCTTGTCAACTGTGAAACAGCTAACTTAGAGAAGACTATAAATGCCTCTATGAGGCATATTGAAAATATTGAGTTTATCGAAAGAACAATTGGCATTGACAGCCTTCCACAGAATCTGCAAGAGATAGCACGCCTTAGAATAAAATACAAGGATGCCTCTTTGAAAGAACTTGGAAGTATGCTCAAAAATCCTCTTGGCAAATCTGGTGTCAATCATAGGCTGAGGAAAATAGATAAAATTGCCGAGGAACTTAGAAAAGGAGGAATAGTATATGCAAAGCCTTCACATGAAGATTGAAAATTCTCAGGGGATCTCTTCACGTGCTGCAGCCCTGCTTGTTCAGGTTGCAAGTAAGTTCAAGTCCCTCATTTTAATAGAAAAAGATGAGAAAAGAGCCAACGCAAAGAGTATAATGGGTTTGATGTCGCTTATGGTTGACTGTGGCGATGAAGTGACAATTATTACAGATGGTGAGGATGAGAAAGAAGCACTGGAGGCTGTTTTGAAACTTATTCAGTCAGATTTCAGCGAGCAGGTTGCTGATGAAATTACCCAGCAAGAAACAAAAAAGGAAAATAATAAAGAAAATAGCGAGAATGACAATGAATAAGTATTTTAGAAGAGCTGCTTAATTTTTTTTAAGCAGCTTTTTTTAAAATTTAGAAGAGAGGATGGTAATGGCATTGCTAAAAGATGAGCTTTACAGAAGAGTTTTGATTTTTGATGGGGCAATGGGTACTCAGCTTATTCAAAATGGTCTTAAAGAAGATGAATGTCCTGATTTATGGTCGGTTACACGACAGGATGTAGTTTCGTCTATTCACAGGCAGTACTTTGAAGCCGGGTCTGACTGTGTTGAGACAAATACCTTTGGTGCAAACAGAGAAAAGCTCAAAAAATATGGACTTGAAAATGAAGTTGAGAATATAAACAAATGGGCGGTTTGCCTTGCAAAAGAGGTTGCAAAAGAGTATGGAGGGTATGTTGGACTTTCTGTTGGACCAACAGGTAGACTTTTTGTTCCCTCAGGTGATCTGAGTTTTGATGAGGCAGAAAGAATATTTTACGAACAGATTCTAAGTGGAATTCAGGCAGGAGCGGATTTTGTTTCGATTGAAACTATGTCTGACATTAAAGAAGCAAAGGCTGCATTTTTTGCATACAAAAAGGTCAAAGAAGTGCTGAAAAAAGATATACCATGTTTGGTGTCTTTTACGTTTGAACAAAACAAAAGGCTTTTGATGGGAACTCCTCCAGAGGTTGCAGCATACTATTTCAGTTTAATTGGCTGTGACATTGTTGGTGCTAACTGCTCTGGAGGGGCAATACAGCTTTTAGAGGTTATTAAGCAGATGCAAGGTTTTTCGTCTGTTCCGCTTTCAGTAAAGCCAAACGCAGGACTGCCAAAAGTGGTTGATGGCAAGACTGTGTATGAAAGCTGCATTCCTGAGTTTGTGAATTTGGCAGATGAGTTTATTGAAAATGGAGTCAGGCTCTATGGTGGGTGCTGTGGCACAAACCCTGAGTATATAAGTGCAATATCGAAAGTTTTAAAAGGGAAAGAGGTTTCATTTGAAAGTGGTATACAGAAGAAGTTTATAACATCAATTTATTCCTTGCTTGATATTTCTCAAAAGTTTAGTTTTTATGAATTCAAGCTAACAAATGATTTCTCAAGCGAAGCTGTCTTCGAACTTGCAGGGCTTGAAGAGGATGCAATATTTGTTGATATTGATGAGAATGTAGAGCCTGAGGTTTTAAAAGAATTTTTAATAGAATCTCAGGATTTTTCAAAAAAACCTTATGTTTTTGATATAAAAACAAAATCTCATGCAGATGTTATTGAAAGGTATTACTTTGGCGTGTATGGAACAGTATCAAGCATACACGGCAAAAGCGCAGTCAAAGTGCAGATTTAAGAATAAGATGAGGAGGTTTTCAGTTGAAGAAGAGCTTTAGAGAGTTTTTGAAAGAACAGTCGACCGTAATTTTTGACGGTGCAATGGGCACAGAGCTTTTGAACAGAGGATTTTCGCTGGACTTTCCACTTGAGTGGGCAAATATAGCCAATCCTGAGCTTGTAAAGGAAATTCACACAGACTATATTTTGGCAGGCGCACAGTGCATAGAGACAAACACGTTTGGTGCAAATGAGTGCAAACTCAAAATT includes the following:
- a CDS encoding homocysteine S-methyltransferase family protein — encoded protein: MALLKDELYRRVLIFDGAMGTQLIQNGLKEDECPDLWSVTRQDVVSSIHRQYFEAGSDCVETNTFGANREKLKKYGLENEVENINKWAVCLAKEVAKEYGGYVGLSVGPTGRLFVPSGDLSFDEAERIFYEQILSGIQAGADFVSIETMSDIKEAKAAFFAYKKVKEVLKKDIPCLVSFTFEQNKRLLMGTPPEVAAYYFSLIGCDIVGANCSGGAIQLLEVIKQMQGFSSVPLSVKPNAGLPKVVDGKTVYESCIPEFVNLADEFIENGVRLYGGCCGTNPEYISAISKVLKGKEVSFESGIQKKFITSIYSLLDISQKFSFYEFKLTNDFSSEAVFELAGLEEDAIFVDIDENVEPEVLKEFLIESQDFSKKPYVFDIKTKSHADVIERYYFGVYGTVSSIHGKSAVKVQI